TAAGTGATCGAAGTGACAAAAAATATTCACCATTCATACTCTGGCCCATTCATTCTTGTAAGGCAATCAGCTGCGCCATAATTGTTTCATGTAGACATGCTGAAGTTGGAAGGAAGAAGTTGTGTTTCTCGTAGCAGCAACGCGATTTACAATCTAGAGGCTCGGAGTTCATGTGATCCGcaattcaaaatattaagCGTCTGTTAGTTCATGTCCCAGAGGAAACTTGGACACTCCCACCTATTGCTATCATCTGGAGTCCATGTCGGATGACACAAATCTGACTCTACACTATTACAGTCCTGATTATAGTTTATTCCGCTTTGTTCGCTTGATAATTCGGATATCCAATCTGATAACCTGGTTTCGTACGGAGAATTTGTCAATGCAAATTCCGATAAACCCAGATCATCAGAGCAAGCATCCTTGGCTCCACATAAATTTGAAACAGAGTCATGGTGTTGATTAAAGTTGTACTGTTTTTCAGCACTCATATCACCTTCCTGAAAGAAAAGACTTTGCTGGCCTTTGTTTGATGTACATTGGAAGTTTCCTGCAGACAGAGCAAGTGTTAGTAATGCAGAGGAAAAAACTGTAAGTAGATAAATAACCTTAGCAGTAACATATATCAGAAAGCAGAAAAGAATGATGAAGTTCTGTACCATCTTGAATTGgttctttcttctttaaatATGTCCTCCAGTAATTCTTGATCTCATTATCGGTTCTTCCTGGAAGCATTCGAGCAATCGTCGACCACCTACATGACGGATTTAGTTAGAGGACCACTTATCAAAATTGGTAAACATAACTTATGCACTTAGGCAGCAGTGCTAGTAGTGCAGCATGAAGGTGGTAATGTCAAAACTTGAATAGGTAAagacaagaaaattaagaaccTTACTTGTTGCCCCAACGTTCATGAAGATGAAGgattattttctcttcttcgaCAGTGATACGTCCATGCTTAAGATTTGGACGGAGATAGTTCAACCACCTCATCCTGCAACTCCTACCACTCCTCCttagacctgcagcatgtaaACAGATTCTAAATTTCTGTTCTCCATATATGTAAACTGAGTTATCTCCAAAATTAACTAATAAGAATCACATGTAATGTACGTACCTGATTCTTTCGCTAAAGCATCCCACCTCCGATTTCCATTTAGATTTACGTAGCCTGTGAGTCgttcatcttcctcttcaagCCATGGACCTTTGCGCAGTTTTTCTCCTTCCATGTCTGCTTGACAAGTCATTATTGGTGTGACAAACCAAGAGACATTAAACCTTTATATACGAGAAGCAAAGGTAACTAGGAGttggagaaaagagaaaaaagagaaaaaacgAAATGGTGA
Above is a genomic segment from Prunus dulcis chromosome 7, ALMONDv2, whole genome shotgun sequence containing:
- the LOC117635281 gene encoding transcription factor MYB27, giving the protein MTCQADMEGEKLRKGPWLEEEDERLTGYVNLNGNRRWDALAKESGLRRSGRSCRMRWLNYLRPNLKHGRITVEEEKIILHLHERWGNKWSTIARMLPGRTDNEIKNYWRTYLKKKEPIQDGNFQCTSNKGQQSLFFQEGDMSAEKQYNFNQHHDSVSNLCGAKDACSDDLGLSEFALTNSPYETRLSDWISELSSEQSGINYNQDCNSVESDLCHPTWTPDDSNRWECPSFLWDMN